A DNA window from Gemmatimonadota bacterium contains the following coding sequences:
- a CDS encoding citrate synthase, whose protein sequence is MNSRRYMTSTEAASALNISPSTLYAYVSRGMIRSEASGDGRRKRLYRSEDIERLKARKRARRNPGWAVKRALHSGDPILESAITLITDERLFYRGRDATILAANESFER, encoded by the coding sequence ATGAACAGCAGAAGATATATGACATCCACCGAAGCGGCCTCCGCGCTGAATATCAGCCCGTCGACGCTCTATGCGTATGTTAGCCGCGGCATGATCCGGTCTGAAGCAAGCGGTGACGGCCGGCGGAAGCGGTTGTATCGCAGTGAGGACATTGAGCGGCTGAAGGCCCGCAAGAGAGCCCGTCGGAATCCGGGATGGGCGGTAAAACGGGCCCTGCACTCGGGAGATCCGATCCTGGAATCGGCGATCACGCTGATCACGGATGAACGGCTGTTCTACCGGGGGCGCGACGCGACGATCCTGGCGGCGAACGAATCGTTCGAACGCG